A portion of the Lolium rigidum isolate FL_2022 chromosome 1, APGP_CSIRO_Lrig_0.1, whole genome shotgun sequence genome contains these proteins:
- the LOC124684984 gene encoding arginine decarboxylase 1-like — protein sequence MPALAVESATAPAVAAHAFGSACDAARFAATPLLLGPADIPKPDATAWSADLSSALYNVDGWGAPYFFVNDDGAIAIRPHGAATLPGQEIDLAKVVARASSAPATGGLGLPLPLLVRFPDVLRHRVEALNAAFRYAVSSAGYRSRYQGVYPVKCNQDRYVVEDIVDFGAPFGFGLEAGSKPELLLAMSCLAARGSPDAMLVCNGYKDLEYISLALVARTMGINAVVVLEQEDELDIVVEASRRLGVRPVVGMRAKLRTKHAGHFGATSGEKGKFGLNAAEILSVVAKLKGLGMLDCLQLLHFHIGSQIPTTALLADGVGEAAQIYCELARLGAAMRVIDVGGGLGIDYDGTHSAETDMSVAYSLEEYAAAVVAAVGRVCDRKGVQHPVICSESGRALVSHHSVLVFEAFSASAPASNLDSATAYLLDELTDDCRGDYRNVMAAAVRGDFDTCAVYADQLKRRCAEQFKDGVLGLEHLAAVDGLCEIVARGMGVAERPRTYNVNLSVFTSIPDMWAIEQLFPIVPIQRLQERPSVDGILSDLTCDSDGKVDQFIGGRHSLPLHELPTHGTRGYYLGMFLGGAYQEALGGLHNLFGGPSVVRVSQSDGPHCFAVTRAAPGPSCADVLRAMHHEPEVMFEVLKQRTNDGATAAAIARAFGAMPYLSFDNEAVEIASSGMSSDSEGSAAGAVEDDDEEWEFMRGLTV from the coding sequence ATGCCTGCGCTAGCTGTGGAATCCGCCACGgcacccgccgtcgccgcccacgCCTTCGGCAGCGCGTGCGACGCGGCGCGCTTCGCCGCGACCCCACTCCTCCTGGGCCCGGCCGACATCCCCAAGCCCGACGCGACGGCCTGGTCCGCGGACCTCTCCTCGGCGCTCTACAACGTGGACGGCTGGGGCGCGCCCTACTTCTTCGTGAACGACGACGGCGCCATCGCCATCCGCCCGCACGGCGCCGCCACGCTGCCGGGCCAGGAGATCGACCTGGCCAAAGTcgtcgcccgggcctcctccgCGCCCGCCACCGGCGGCCTCGGCCTCCCGCTGCCCCTCCTCGTGCGCTTCCCGGACGTGCTGCGCCACCGCGTGGAAGCCCTCAACGCGGCCTTCCGCTACGCCGTCTCCTCCGCCGGCTACCGCAGCCGCTACCAGGGCGTGTACCCGGTCAAGTGCAACCAGGACCGCTACGTCGTCGAGGACATCGTCGACTTCGGCGCGCCCTTCGGGTTCGGGCTCGAGGCCGGGTCCAAGCCCGAGCTGCTGCTCGCCATGAGCTGCCTCGCCGCCCGCGGCAGCCCCGACGCCATGCTCGTCTGCAACGGCTACAAGGACCTCGAGTACATCTCGCTCGCCCTCGTCGCGCGCACCATGGGGATCAACGCCGTCGTCGTGCTCGAgcaggaggacgagctcgacattgtgGTGGAGGCCAGCCGCAGGCTCGGCGTCCGCCCCGTCGTCGGCATGCGCGCCAAGCTGCGCACCAAGCACGCGGGACACTTCGGGGCCACGTCCGGGGAGAAGGGCAAGTTCGGGCTCAACGCGGCCGAGATCCTCTCGGTCGTGGCCAAGCTCAAGGGACTCGGGATGCTCGACTGCCTCCAGCTCCTGCACTTCCACATTGGGTCACAGATCCCCACCACGGCCCTGCTCGCCGACGGCGTCGGCGAGGCCGCGCAGATCTACTGCGAGCTGGCCCGCCTCGGCGCGGCCATGCGCGTGATCGACGTTGGCGGCGGACTCGGGATCGACTACGACGGAACCCACTCCGCGGAGACCGACATGTCCGTGGCCTACAGCCTGGAGGAGtacgcggcggcggtggtcgcgGCGGTTGGCAGGGTCTGCGACCGCAAGGGCGTGCAGCACCCGGTCATCTGCAGCGAGAGCGGCCGCGCGCTGGTCTCGCACCACTCGGTCCTCGTCTTCGAGGCCTTCTCCGCGTCGGCGCCGGCTTCAAACCTCGACTCCGCCACTGCCTACCTCCTCGACGAGCTCACGGACGACTGCCGCGGCGACTACCGCAACgtgatggccgccgccgtgcgcggCGACTTCGACACCTGCGCCGTGTACGCGGACCAGCTCAAGCGGCGCTGCGCCGAGCAGTTCAAGGACGGGGTCCTCGGCCTGGAGCACCTGGCCGCCGTCGACGGGCTCTGCGAGATCGTCGCGCGCGGCATGGGCGTGGCGGAGCGGCCGCGGACCTACAACGTCAACCTGTCCGTGTTCACCTCCATCCCGGACATGTGGGCCATCGAGCAGCTCTTCCCCATCGTCCCCATCCAGCGCCTGCAGGAGCGGCCCAGCGTCGACGGCATCCTCTCCGACCTCACCTGCGACAGCGACGGCAAGGTGGACCAGTTCATCGGCGGCAGGCACAGCCTCCCGCTGCACGAGCTCCCCACCCACGGCACCCGCGGCTACTACCTCGGCATGTTCCTCGGGGGCGCCTACCAGGAGGCCCTCGGCGGCCTGCACAACCTCTTCGGCGGGCCCAGCGTCGTGCGCGTGTCCCAGAGCGACGGGCCGCACTGCTTCGCCGTGACGCGCGCCGCTCCTGGCCCGTCCTGCGCCGACGTGCTCCGCGCCATGCACCACGAGCCCGAGGTCATGTTCGAGGTGCTCAAGCAGAGGACCAACGACGGAGCCACCGCCGCAGCTATCGCCAGGGCCTTCGGCGCAATGCCGTACCTGTCCTTCGACAACGAGGCCGTGGAGATTGCGAGCAGCGGCATGAGCAGCGACTCTGAGGGCTCGGCTGCCGGCGCcgtggaggatgatgatgaggagtggGAGTTCATGCGCGGGCTCACCGTGTAG